gagagcCTGGTCAgtacacacagcacagagagagcctggggagcacccacagcacagagagagcctggggagcacccacagcccttggggaccactgccaccactgccaggCCTGGtgagcacccacagccctcAGGGATGTGCCACCACTGCCAGGCTTTGGGGTGGTCACACAGGATTAGGGAATGTTTCACCCCACAACCCTCAGAAACCAGTGCTACCACTACCAGTCTTTGGGGTGGTCACACAGGGATTAGGGGGTGGTTTGGGTGTTGTTCTGCCTGTTTTCAAGGTGTGTTGGATGTCCAAAggttttcctttggttttcctgcttttccaccCTCCTCCCTGTAGGATCCTTGTATTTCTTGcctctctttcccttccccagcaatcccagaatttttctcttctgccatGCCCCCCAGAATTCCATCATACCCCTCTCTCCTACTTCTGCAGATAAAACACAAATGTTCTCATTCCTTCCCTCTGGGCCCAACAGTGTGGAGCAGAACGGGGGAACACCTCCATCCTGGCAGTGCTTATGGAGGAGAGCTCCCAGCTCATCATCGCTCAACCAGGAGATAGAATAATCCAGTTAAAGCCTTTAAATTCCCCAGgcctcacctgtgctgctccagaagGTGTTTTCTGAGCAGTCTGTGCAGTCATAGCAGCAGAGGTTGAATCCTTTTACTCTTCTGAATTGTCCTGGCTGGCAGCGCCTGAAGCACTCGGACCTGGGCTCCtggcaaaggcaggagagaaCATCAGCCAGGCACCTCCAGGAGAACTGGAACTCCAGCAAATCAGAATGAACTGTGCTAGTTTTACCTTCTTATCTGGGGTGTGGAACTGGATCTGGGACTTCTGGATGTACAGGGACTGGTCATAGTCCCCCACGGGCAGGTAGGAGACGCTGCCGTCCCTCCAGGCCCAGAAGATGAGTTTGTACCCCGTGTTTGTGCCGTGGGATTGATCAAACCTGAAGCTCTGGCCGTTCACCTCGAAGGGGAAGGTGTTCATGaagtgcagcagctgggcaggaaatGAAACCAGAATCGATTTTGGTCCAGTTGTTGTGGTTTGGAGGGTGATAACTCTGCGAGCTGAAATCAGCCAAGATTGTGACAAAACCTCGGACCTTCCCTCACCTGCCAGGACCTGATGGGTGTTTTGGGACAGCTTTTGGaggtgcagcccagggctctgtgcagggcatGGGCCACGCTGTACACGGCCACCTGCACGGGCTGCACCATGGTCACGGTCAGCATGGGCCAGATGTCCCCGAGGGTGACGCGGTCACACTGCTGGCAGCGCGCGTCCAGCCCCCCGGCGTCCAGCACCCCGCTCAGCTGCCGGGACTCCTGACAGAATTCCTCCTGCACCACGGAGCTGAAGAGCTCAGCCACGTACTCCTGGAAGCCAGGGACTGTCCCTGCCCTCATGACAAagcccagcactgtccccacgCTCTGGATGTCAGGGGTGGAGGCAGCGATGTCCGACAGCAGCCAGGCCTCGGTGCCAACCCACACCttcttccccagccccatcctgatgctgtgctccagcagtgcctgtgctggcaggctgTGAGCAAACAGCACCACAACATTAACCTTAGTGCTGTTAATTAACTTAATGATGttttccagctgcctcctggcGCTGGGCTCGGCCAGGTCCGCAGGGATGAGCCCCTCGAAGGCGATGCAGATGTtgccagctccagccatgcTGAGGAACAGAGCCTGGGCTCCCCGGCCATACTCATCATCACTGGCCACTGTGGCCACCCAGTTCCAGCCAAACTGGttgagcagcagcaccagggcctCGGCCAGGTTCTTGTCCCCGGGCACGGTGCGGTAGAAGGACGGGAACAGCTCCGTGTTGCTCAGGCTCTCACTGCTGGCCCCGTAGCTCACctgcacaggggcacaggggatgAGACAACATGGACGAGCCACGGTGCAGCTTCTCAGACCTCCAGAGCTCCAAGGcaccagctctggagctctTAGGGCTCCTGCTTTGTCAGGTAATCttctaaataagcaaagcagctaacAGGGTATTTATTacaggttatttattacaaagcacatcttattacaaagcacatcagtctcagaAGGCAATGGCAAAGCAGTGGCAATAAGGGAATGGCTAAAAGCCCTGGCAAAAACCAAAagctaaaagcaccaactctccccaataccaactcttatataggattttcccaacaagctaagatggAAGCTCAGATCACCACTCCTCAACCTATTAGAACTGTAGTTTctccaccactccttaacctattagaatcctaatttcttagcacaccaggttacatATAAGCTACTCATAcaatctatcttgttctatctaaaaaatgtcagcaatattcttgcTATAGCTCTATTACGTCTAAGTCCTATCtacaactgtgggcctggagcctcttgcTGAAGATATCAGGATGTTTTCAACCTTCATTAGGTGGAATCCAgacctttcacttactaaaagcactaGAGCTCctactaaaacttactgactcaattctactttatgtgtgagtggcttaatatacttcaatccatccaaaggctttaattttaatacacttcaatccatccaaaggctttaattttaatacacttcaatccatccaaatgctttaattttaatatacttcagtccatccaaaggctttaattgAATCCCTGCACCTTGATTCCTCCTGAAGGATTCAGAGAATCCCCTAACTCACTCACTCCAACAGTCCAGGTCACTCACCTCTTTAATTCTTTAGTGTGATAATTGATACAAGATTTGTGTTGACCATAAAACtattggggtttgtataaaccacAACGCTTAGGTCTGAAATGACGCGCGGcgctaaagaaaggaaaataattgatTGACCcgccagcagcaggggcagcacagggaggtttTACCTGGGGGATGAGGAAGGAGCTGAAGAGCTTGGCGGTGAGCAGGCAGAGGTCGGAGCGGTGCGGGCCGATGACGGCGGTGACGCGGGGCCGGTACTCGCTGTAGTTGCGGCGCAGCGCGAtgcgggcgctgccgccgcggCTCAGGaacagcaggctgggctgcagcgcCGCCAGCGGCTCCAGGCACGTGTCCAGCATCTCGTAGCCCAGCCGCCTGCCcggcagcagccagctgcagtTGTTGATCTGGTCGATGGCAAACCTCATGGCCAGAGCCCAGATCAGCCCGTCCGTGAATAACCTGGCCAGGGGGGGGGACAGCGgttgttataaatgagcgcatAAAAGATggaataacaatttaaaagatttattggttacagaaggcaaaagcaaaatcagcgCTGGGCGACAGAGGAGTCTCGTTCCACTAACTGTCGCACCCCACCCTCCTTagtttgttccttttaagctgttcagttttcgggttacgtgctcctcctccagttgctaggggatctttttctgccttctggtggtcaggggatgagggtgagtagtcttcctcagccactgactcctttcttggcacttaatatgtgattatgcaagcaaagcagaacacattctggcttttactttaaggcctatcgagcagagcaaaacaattaacaagtTCTGGCAATATCTTTCTCAAGGTCTGTCAGAATTAACATCCTGGCCTCACAAGTCTTTGGCAATATTCCTTCAAGGTCTAAggtctgtcaggcgaacaaaaggcccCTTATTTATTacagcagtgacagcctggcactgctgccccttGTCACCTTCCTGGGTTGGCCAAGCCAGACACTcgtggcactgccagcagaacACCCCACTGCTGAGATATTTGCTCTGAGTGCAAGCACCTTCCCAATTTAATTCAGCAAAAATATCCCTGGAGCTtcccaggagaaggaaaagcagagaccAGTTTAGCTGCGAGGGTCAAGATTTTGTGTCCTTCACCCCCGAAGCCAAAGATTCCCGCAGTGCTCGTTCAGGAGGTGATGGAGGTGTGGGGATTTCCCGGGATCTTCCTCCTTTCTGTACCCAGCACACCGAGCACgttccctgccccagcagtgccgGTTCACAGGCTGATTGTAATTGAAATGTAGgatttttcctgggatttttcctCTGTACCCCAGCAGTGTCTCACCTCTCACAGCACAACTAGTtcatttcccccttttcc
This DNA window, taken from Oenanthe melanoleuca isolate GR-GAL-2019-014 chromosome 21, OMel1.0, whole genome shotgun sequence, encodes the following:
- the TAS1R3 gene encoding taste receptor type 1 member 3, producing MRFAIDQINNCSWLLPGRRLGYEMLDTCLEPLAALQPSLLFLSRGGSARIALRRNYSEYRPRVTAVIGPHRSDLCLLTAKLFSSFLIPQVSYGASSESLSNTELFPSFYRTVPGDKNLAEALVLLLNQFGWNWVATVASDDEYGRGAQALFLSMAGAGNICIAFEGLIPADLAEPSARRQLENIIKLINSTKVNVVVLFAHSLPAQALLEHSIRMGLGKKVWVGTEAWLLSDIAASTPDIQSVGTVLGFVMRAGTVPGFQEYVAELFSSVVQEEFCQESRQLSGVLDAGGLDARCQQCDRVTLGDIWPMLTVTMVQPVQVAVYSVAHALHRALGCTSKSCPKTPIRSWQLLHFMNTFPFEVNGQSFRFDQSHGTNTGYKLIFWAWRDGSVSYLPVGDYDQSLYIQKSQIQFHTPDKKEPRSECFRRCQPGQFRRVKGFNLCCYDCTDCSENTFWSSTGGPSCSPCPPHQWAPARSTRCLQRGERFLAWRSPAAVALLALAALAGSASGAAALLFLRHLRSPLVRLAGGSRSVFALLWLLLHSLGCALFVGRPGAALCALQQPCLALCLNGCFSSLLPTALALTLRAELPRCAPRLLRGLGGGRAWLLVAASLLTQLLLCCCHLYLGPDRLVLDYTSLPSEVLLVCGTRSWAAFAVLHGYNGVLCCLCFLGTFMVRGPGSAYNAARGITFASLSCLVVWIFFLVIFATLRTVLRAVTQISTVLATTLGILASYFIPKCYILVFRPDLNTEDYCQNPTEEQPEVDRQ